A section of the Lineus longissimus chromosome 1, tnLinLong1.2, whole genome shotgun sequence genome encodes:
- the LOC135495509 gene encoding coiled-coil domain-containing protein 57-like isoform X1, giving the protein MDLPRPGLPDESALRDLAEQKEKEWREIQELRSQTLEAGYKDKEKQLNEEKSRFQKLKEDFKYNLKLIDERDKELERYEKIFQDCKLTLIHKSAEVSDLKIKIDELERNVARERERCDELQVHYQQRLREKQADINDYRCTKDAEVQKERDGLETIKRNLQRQIKEIEDELDTQRHELTSGFDEAISRREHEYRKQVDEMSSQVLAYELKVKLLQKELEMTQCHQVKTKEEYTNIEGNHRDLEKKLKEKDWELEDTKAMKEARITELECQLKQTQESMKRMQEDYERKHAEMDRYAREKEAAITKIKEAHHEHERGLQDKIRELQSRLEETQVESRRHEWSNQDLLKDREMQVQKLHKELGEIKDKWDLQISDISRSTVTRDLEFEAIKESNEKLKAELVQRKQDIERYKKDLNLAVERESSLERSKAQLELDWQRRYEDAERHQFEKSEDLVKNLTIARDQAFSDLKEKQRDLKQREDLIRVLTRDRNAVMVTMKQHGLTLDKNIHLDSLEYVPETAQREIIDLKEQNQSLCEVIKQMREEMERLGAEMPPDVRKLKSPAKSLHSSDYIKSLELEVKELKSKIRSLQADLSDRRGFERPVAGPVKTDDDVMAEVGDNALIRSHIQSLNDMIGALRSEKVDLSAHTKKLQARIEHLESLVDQLSKQPRQKQLELDQLQYELGAQSRRNQAEVSSLRHRVSELELELAETRKEADEYFKGNLERNMEATALGNQVSAMKLQMAQRNPSINYGAQELVIQQLHEELERLRRHHAGQDSQLGFDASFKSVGHGITQVTQLRGKLKMAAKHISQLAKEKQQLIEVGNRMRAELIKNGIKVPTAPPKAPPKVMPAEPLYPTQGPGSPRALNNMVSNKLNQLEKLQYELTKQELAFAQKKGTDKGRPAQHVYNSESSSDINSDEYRPPSILKRPHSAPQGEMRSSGFRATGSSMGNTQRTSSPAAMDPQLIMSLSSVGGESLQDLWKMVDEGPSIFTSREPSHAVGVSQLPTHIEEEASQISDRKTQEEPVQPSPSTSNGWTVKGQPAKKEARTRSGVILSDKAAGKVGKKGKKKTNVRNYNVKN; this is encoded by the exons GATGAGAGTGCGCTGAGGGATTTGGCAGAGCAGAAGGAAAAAGAGTGGAGAGAAATTCAGGAGCTTAG AAGCCAGACTCTTGAGGCAGGATATAAAGACAAAGAGAAACAGCTAAATGAAGAGAAATCCCGCTTTCAGAAGTTGAAGGAAGACTTCAAGTACAATCTGAAGCTGATTGATGAGAGGGACAAGGAGCTTGAGAGATATGAAAAGATTTTTCAAg ATTGCAAATTGACACTCATACACAAGTCAGCAGAAGTGAGCGATTTGAAAATCAAGATAGATGAGTTGGAGCGGAATGTAGCTCGGGAGAGAGAACGATGTGATGAGTTACAGGTTCATTATCAACAACGTCTGAGAGAAAAACAAGCAGATATCAACGATTACAGATG taCAAAAGATGCAGAGGTACAGAAGGAGAGAGATGGCTTGGAGACTATTAAGAGAAACTTACAAAGACAGATTAAAGAGATTGAAGATGAGTTGGATACACAGAGACATGAACTGACATCAG GTTTTGATGAAGCGATTTCGAGGCGAGAACATGAATACAGGAAACAAGTTGATGAGATGAGCAGTCAGGTATTGGCGTATGAACTCAAG GTGAAACTTCTTCAGAAAGAGTTGGAGATGACCCAGTGTCACCAAGTGAAGACAAAGGAAGAATACACAAACATTGAAGGCAACCATCGCGATCTCGAGAAGAAGTTGAAAGAGAAAGACTGGGAATTAGAAGATACAAAGGCGATGAAAGAGGCCAG GATCACAGAGTTAGAGTGCCAGTTGAAGCAGACGCAAGAAAGCATGAAAAGGATGCAGGAAGACTATGAACGGAA GCATGCTGAGATGGATCGGTACGCTCGAGAAAAGGAGGCAGCCATAACAAAGATCAAGGAGGCGCACCATGAGCATGAGAGGGGACTTCAGGACAAGATCAGGGAGCTGCAGAGCCGCTTAGAAGAGACCCAGGTGGAGTCAAGGAGACATGAATGGTCCAATCAAGACTTGTTAAAAGATAGAGAGATGCAAGTGCAAAA GCTTCATAAGGAGTTGGGTGAAATCAAAGATAAATGGGACCTACAGATTTCGGACATTTCCCGTAGCACTGTGACCAGGGATCTTGAATTCGAGGCAATCAAGGAATCTAATGAaaaacttaaagctgaactggtTCAGAGGAAACAGGACATTGAAAG GTACAAGAAGGACTTAAATCTTGCTGTTGAGAGAGAGTCGAGCCTGGAACGATCCAAGGCACAACTGGAGTTGGACTGGCAGAGACGGTACGAGGATGCCGAGAGACACCAGTTTGAGAAGTCAGAGGATCTTGTTAAGAATTTAACAATAGCTAGAGATCAG GCGTTTTCTGACTTGAAGGAAAAGCAGCGTGATTTGAAGCAGCGAGAGGATTTGATCCGAGTACTTACCAGAGACCGAAACGCAGTGATGGTGACAATGAAGCAGCATGGCCTAACTTTAGATAAGAATATTCAT CTGGACAGCCTTGAATATGTGCCAGAAACGGCCCAGAGGGAGATCATCGACCTGAAGGAGCAGAACCAGAGTCTGTGTGAGGTCATCAAGCAGATGAGGGAAGAGATGGAAAGACTAGGAGCAGAGATGCCACCAGATGTCAGAAAACTCAAGTCACCAGCAAAAAGTCTTCACTCGTCAG ATTATATCAAAAGTTTAGAATTAGAAGTCAAAGAGTTAAAGTCAAAGATACGTAGCCTCCAAGCTGATCTGTCTGATCGCAGGGGATTTGAACGACCAGTTGCTGGACCCGTGAAAACTGATGATGATGTGATGGCAGAGGTCGGTGATAATGCCCTCATCAGGAGTCATATACAGTCACTGAATGATATGATAG GGGCGCTCCGAAGTGAGAAAGTTGACCTCTCCGCCCACACTAAGAAATTGCAAGCGAGAATAGAACACCTGGAGAGCCTTGTGGATCAACTCTCCAAACAGCCACGGCAAAAACAGCTCGAGTTGGATCAACTCCAGTACGAACTGGGTGCCCAGAGCAGACGGAACCAAGCGGAGGTGTCAAGCCTTCGACATCGGGTGTCGGAACTTGAGCTCGAGCTGGCAGAGACGAGGAAAGAGGCTGATGAATACTTCAAGGGGAATTTGGAACGAAATATGGAGGCGACTGCTCTTGGCAATCAG GTATCTGCTATGAAATTGCAGATGGCTCAGAGGAATCCATCTATAAACTATGGAGCACAG GAATTGGTAATCCAACAACTCCATGAGGAATTGGAACGTCTCCGACGTCATCATGCTGGACAGGACAGCCAGCTAGGTTTTGATGCCTCGTTCAAATCTGTGGGTCACGGTATAACACAGGTGACGCAACTGCGAGGGAaactcaagatggccgccaaacaTATCAGTCAATTGGCAAAGGAAAAACAGCAGCTCATTGAAGTCGGCAACAGGATGAGAGCTGAGTTAATTAAAAATG GTATCAAAGTTCCAACAGCCCCACCAAAGGCGCCTCCTAAAGTCATGCCAGCTGAGCCTCTCTACCCAACACAGGGGCCAGGCAGCCCTCGCGCTTTGAATAACATGGTCTCGAATAAACTAAACCAACTTGAAAAACTACAGTATGAACTGACTAAACAG GAACTTGCCTTTGCTCAGAAGAAAGGTACAGATAAAGGGAGGCCGGCCCAGCATGTTTACAACTCAGAAAGTTCATCAGATATAAACAGCGATGAGTATCGACCTCCGTCCATTCTTAAAAGGCCACATTCAGCTCCTCAGG GCGAAATGCGATCATCAGGTTTCCGAGCTACAGGAAGTAGCATGGGTAATACTCAGCGGACCTCCTCACCTGCTGCCATGGACCCTCAGCTGATTATGAGCTTATCTTCTGTAGGTGGGGAGTCACTTCAGGACCTCTGGAAGATGGTGGATGAGGGCCCGAGTATTTTCACATCAAGGGAACCATCCCATGCAG TTGGTGTGTCACAGCTGCCCACCCATATAGAAGAAGAAGCAAGCCAAATATCTGATCGTAAGACTCAGGAGGAACCAGTCCAGCCATCACCATCGACATCAAACGGTTGGACAGTGAAGGGACAGCCAGCTAAGAAAGAAGCCCGGACAAGGTCGGGGGTGATATTATCCGATAAAGCTGCAGGAAAAGTTGGAAAAAAGGGCAAGAAAAAGACTAATGTGAGGAATTATAATGTTAAGAACTGA
- the LOC135495509 gene encoding coiled-coil domain-containing protein 57-like isoform X2: MDLPRPGLPDESALRDLAEQKEKEWREIQELSQTLEAGYKDKEKQLNEEKSRFQKLKEDFKYNLKLIDERDKELERYEKIFQDCKLTLIHKSAEVSDLKIKIDELERNVARERERCDELQVHYQQRLREKQADINDYRCTKDAEVQKERDGLETIKRNLQRQIKEIEDELDTQRHELTSGFDEAISRREHEYRKQVDEMSSQVLAYELKVKLLQKELEMTQCHQVKTKEEYTNIEGNHRDLEKKLKEKDWELEDTKAMKEARITELECQLKQTQESMKRMQEDYERKHAEMDRYAREKEAAITKIKEAHHEHERGLQDKIRELQSRLEETQVESRRHEWSNQDLLKDREMQVQKLHKELGEIKDKWDLQISDISRSTVTRDLEFEAIKESNEKLKAELVQRKQDIERYKKDLNLAVERESSLERSKAQLELDWQRRYEDAERHQFEKSEDLVKNLTIARDQAFSDLKEKQRDLKQREDLIRVLTRDRNAVMVTMKQHGLTLDKNIHLDSLEYVPETAQREIIDLKEQNQSLCEVIKQMREEMERLGAEMPPDVRKLKSPAKSLHSSDYIKSLELEVKELKSKIRSLQADLSDRRGFERPVAGPVKTDDDVMAEVGDNALIRSHIQSLNDMIGALRSEKVDLSAHTKKLQARIEHLESLVDQLSKQPRQKQLELDQLQYELGAQSRRNQAEVSSLRHRVSELELELAETRKEADEYFKGNLERNMEATALGNQVSAMKLQMAQRNPSINYGAQELVIQQLHEELERLRRHHAGQDSQLGFDASFKSVGHGITQVTQLRGKLKMAAKHISQLAKEKQQLIEVGNRMRAELIKNGIKVPTAPPKAPPKVMPAEPLYPTQGPGSPRALNNMVSNKLNQLEKLQYELTKQELAFAQKKGTDKGRPAQHVYNSESSSDINSDEYRPPSILKRPHSAPQGEMRSSGFRATGSSMGNTQRTSSPAAMDPQLIMSLSSVGGESLQDLWKMVDEGPSIFTSREPSHAVGVSQLPTHIEEEASQISDRKTQEEPVQPSPSTSNGWTVKGQPAKKEARTRSGVILSDKAAGKVGKKGKKKTNVRNYNVKN; the protein is encoded by the exons GATGAGAGTGCGCTGAGGGATTTGGCAGAGCAGAAGGAAAAAGAGTGGAGAGAAATTCAGGAGCTTAG CCAGACTCTTGAGGCAGGATATAAAGACAAAGAGAAACAGCTAAATGAAGAGAAATCCCGCTTTCAGAAGTTGAAGGAAGACTTCAAGTACAATCTGAAGCTGATTGATGAGAGGGACAAGGAGCTTGAGAGATATGAAAAGATTTTTCAAg ATTGCAAATTGACACTCATACACAAGTCAGCAGAAGTGAGCGATTTGAAAATCAAGATAGATGAGTTGGAGCGGAATGTAGCTCGGGAGAGAGAACGATGTGATGAGTTACAGGTTCATTATCAACAACGTCTGAGAGAAAAACAAGCAGATATCAACGATTACAGATG taCAAAAGATGCAGAGGTACAGAAGGAGAGAGATGGCTTGGAGACTATTAAGAGAAACTTACAAAGACAGATTAAAGAGATTGAAGATGAGTTGGATACACAGAGACATGAACTGACATCAG GTTTTGATGAAGCGATTTCGAGGCGAGAACATGAATACAGGAAACAAGTTGATGAGATGAGCAGTCAGGTATTGGCGTATGAACTCAAG GTGAAACTTCTTCAGAAAGAGTTGGAGATGACCCAGTGTCACCAAGTGAAGACAAAGGAAGAATACACAAACATTGAAGGCAACCATCGCGATCTCGAGAAGAAGTTGAAAGAGAAAGACTGGGAATTAGAAGATACAAAGGCGATGAAAGAGGCCAG GATCACAGAGTTAGAGTGCCAGTTGAAGCAGACGCAAGAAAGCATGAAAAGGATGCAGGAAGACTATGAACGGAA GCATGCTGAGATGGATCGGTACGCTCGAGAAAAGGAGGCAGCCATAACAAAGATCAAGGAGGCGCACCATGAGCATGAGAGGGGACTTCAGGACAAGATCAGGGAGCTGCAGAGCCGCTTAGAAGAGACCCAGGTGGAGTCAAGGAGACATGAATGGTCCAATCAAGACTTGTTAAAAGATAGAGAGATGCAAGTGCAAAA GCTTCATAAGGAGTTGGGTGAAATCAAAGATAAATGGGACCTACAGATTTCGGACATTTCCCGTAGCACTGTGACCAGGGATCTTGAATTCGAGGCAATCAAGGAATCTAATGAaaaacttaaagctgaactggtTCAGAGGAAACAGGACATTGAAAG GTACAAGAAGGACTTAAATCTTGCTGTTGAGAGAGAGTCGAGCCTGGAACGATCCAAGGCACAACTGGAGTTGGACTGGCAGAGACGGTACGAGGATGCCGAGAGACACCAGTTTGAGAAGTCAGAGGATCTTGTTAAGAATTTAACAATAGCTAGAGATCAG GCGTTTTCTGACTTGAAGGAAAAGCAGCGTGATTTGAAGCAGCGAGAGGATTTGATCCGAGTACTTACCAGAGACCGAAACGCAGTGATGGTGACAATGAAGCAGCATGGCCTAACTTTAGATAAGAATATTCAT CTGGACAGCCTTGAATATGTGCCAGAAACGGCCCAGAGGGAGATCATCGACCTGAAGGAGCAGAACCAGAGTCTGTGTGAGGTCATCAAGCAGATGAGGGAAGAGATGGAAAGACTAGGAGCAGAGATGCCACCAGATGTCAGAAAACTCAAGTCACCAGCAAAAAGTCTTCACTCGTCAG ATTATATCAAAAGTTTAGAATTAGAAGTCAAAGAGTTAAAGTCAAAGATACGTAGCCTCCAAGCTGATCTGTCTGATCGCAGGGGATTTGAACGACCAGTTGCTGGACCCGTGAAAACTGATGATGATGTGATGGCAGAGGTCGGTGATAATGCCCTCATCAGGAGTCATATACAGTCACTGAATGATATGATAG GGGCGCTCCGAAGTGAGAAAGTTGACCTCTCCGCCCACACTAAGAAATTGCAAGCGAGAATAGAACACCTGGAGAGCCTTGTGGATCAACTCTCCAAACAGCCACGGCAAAAACAGCTCGAGTTGGATCAACTCCAGTACGAACTGGGTGCCCAGAGCAGACGGAACCAAGCGGAGGTGTCAAGCCTTCGACATCGGGTGTCGGAACTTGAGCTCGAGCTGGCAGAGACGAGGAAAGAGGCTGATGAATACTTCAAGGGGAATTTGGAACGAAATATGGAGGCGACTGCTCTTGGCAATCAG GTATCTGCTATGAAATTGCAGATGGCTCAGAGGAATCCATCTATAAACTATGGAGCACAG GAATTGGTAATCCAACAACTCCATGAGGAATTGGAACGTCTCCGACGTCATCATGCTGGACAGGACAGCCAGCTAGGTTTTGATGCCTCGTTCAAATCTGTGGGTCACGGTATAACACAGGTGACGCAACTGCGAGGGAaactcaagatggccgccaaacaTATCAGTCAATTGGCAAAGGAAAAACAGCAGCTCATTGAAGTCGGCAACAGGATGAGAGCTGAGTTAATTAAAAATG GTATCAAAGTTCCAACAGCCCCACCAAAGGCGCCTCCTAAAGTCATGCCAGCTGAGCCTCTCTACCCAACACAGGGGCCAGGCAGCCCTCGCGCTTTGAATAACATGGTCTCGAATAAACTAAACCAACTTGAAAAACTACAGTATGAACTGACTAAACAG GAACTTGCCTTTGCTCAGAAGAAAGGTACAGATAAAGGGAGGCCGGCCCAGCATGTTTACAACTCAGAAAGTTCATCAGATATAAACAGCGATGAGTATCGACCTCCGTCCATTCTTAAAAGGCCACATTCAGCTCCTCAGG GCGAAATGCGATCATCAGGTTTCCGAGCTACAGGAAGTAGCATGGGTAATACTCAGCGGACCTCCTCACCTGCTGCCATGGACCCTCAGCTGATTATGAGCTTATCTTCTGTAGGTGGGGAGTCACTTCAGGACCTCTGGAAGATGGTGGATGAGGGCCCGAGTATTTTCACATCAAGGGAACCATCCCATGCAG TTGGTGTGTCACAGCTGCCCACCCATATAGAAGAAGAAGCAAGCCAAATATCTGATCGTAAGACTCAGGAGGAACCAGTCCAGCCATCACCATCGACATCAAACGGTTGGACAGTGAAGGGACAGCCAGCTAAGAAAGAAGCCCGGACAAGGTCGGGGGTGATATTATCCGATAAAGCTGCAGGAAAAGTTGGAAAAAAGGGCAAGAAAAAGACTAATGTGAGGAATTATAATGTTAAGAACTGA